A window of the Corynebacterium minutissimum genome harbors these coding sequences:
- the trpD gene encoding anthranilate phosphoribosyltransferase encodes MPHHTSLETLKAYLDISEPTLDEAIEVFTPLTMGEYDDIHIAALLTHIRTRGETFADVAGAARAFLHAGRPFPVTGKGLMDTAGTGGDGANTINVTTGASLVASAGGVRMVKHGNRSVSSKSGSADVLEALGIPLDLDPDRAVRQLEASNFTFLFAPAYNPAVAHVQPVRKGLGISTIFNTLGPLLSPGRPETQIMGIANPAQGQLIAEVLKELGRSRALVFHGAGTDEIAVHGTTQVWELRDGTISHYELTPEALGISRHGLSDLAGGNGEENAQALRDIFAGTGKPAHHDAIAAAAGAMFYLNGTSDSISEGVSHASQLIKDGTVAAWLTKHEEANYGSADRA; translated from the coding sequence ATGCCACATCATACGTCCCTAGAGACGCTTAAAGCCTATCTTGATATCTCCGAGCCCACCCTCGATGAAGCCATCGAGGTCTTCACTCCGCTGACGATGGGGGAGTATGACGATATCCATATCGCTGCTCTGCTGACTCACATCCGTACCCGCGGCGAAACTTTCGCCGACGTTGCCGGCGCCGCCCGTGCCTTCCTCCATGCCGGGCGCCCCTTCCCGGTCACCGGAAAGGGCCTCATGGATACCGCGGGAACTGGCGGTGATGGTGCCAACACCATCAACGTCACCACCGGTGCCTCCCTCGTAGCCTCCGCCGGGGGAGTGAGGATGGTTAAGCACGGGAACCGCTCCGTCTCCTCCAAGTCCGGCTCCGCCGATGTCCTCGAAGCACTGGGCATCCCGCTCGACCTCGACCCCGACCGTGCCGTCCGCCAACTGGAGGCGTCGAACTTCACGTTCCTCTTTGCCCCGGCCTACAACCCGGCCGTTGCCCACGTGCAACCAGTGCGCAAAGGCTTGGGCATTTCCACCATCTTCAATACCCTTGGGCCGTTGCTGAGCCCCGGCCGACCTGAAACTCAGATCATGGGCATTGCCAACCCCGCCCAAGGCCAGCTCATCGCGGAAGTGTTGAAGGAGCTCGGCCGCAGCCGCGCACTCGTATTCCACGGTGCTGGTACCGATGAAATCGCCGTACACGGAACCACCCAGGTGTGGGAGCTTCGCGACGGTACCATCAGCCACTACGAGCTCACGCCGGAAGCCCTCGGCATTTCCCGCCACGGACTCTCCGATCTCGCGGGCGGCAATGGAGAGGAGAATGCCCAAGCGCTCCGCGATATCTTCGCCGGCACCGGAAAACCTGCCCATCACGACGCCATCGCTGCTGCCGCGGGAGCCATGTTCTACCTCAATGGCACTAGCGACTCGATTTCCGAAGGTGTTTCCCACGCCAGCCAGCTCATCAAGGACGGCACCGTTGCCGCTTGGCTCACGAAGCACGAGGAGGCGAACTATGGCTCTGCCGACCGTGCTTGA
- the trpCF gene encoding bifunctional indole-3-glycerol-phosphate synthase TrpC/phosphoribosylanthranilate isomerase TrpF, translated as MALPTVLEGIVAKRRTHLPAIRERLAHVDLDALPRSERSFYDALNGTNRFIMECKSASPSLGLIRSHYEPGTIARIYSRYASAISVLCEPERFGGDYDHLQTVALSTHLPVLCKDFIIDPIQVYAARYYGADAILLMMSIVDDETYGELKQLADALGLDVLTEALTEEEVARAVAFGVDVIGINNRNLHDLTIDVGRTAQLAPLVPEGKVVVSESGIRNNHTVRQHGAHANAFLVGSHLTGTPDIDRAARELVFGSNKVCGLTTWSAAQTARAAGTVYGGLIFEDASPRNVSRETALDIIAHEPDLTYVAVSRRTTGWEELALDGIDCFQIHAPYQGSTDAERELINSVRAVAGERQVWRAIDMTAPHGPSLAAALADAADILILDSGSGGTGTSFDWSTIPDTVKEKSLLAGGLNPSNLTEALRVGTVGLDLNSGLEINGRKDAGLIAQAFNLIRHFMY; from the coding sequence ATGGCTCTGCCGACCGTGCTTGAGGGGATCGTCGCCAAGCGCCGCACCCATCTCCCCGCCATCCGTGAGCGCCTTGCCCACGTGGATCTCGACGCCCTCCCGCGTTCCGAGCGCTCCTTCTATGATGCTCTCAACGGCACCAACCGCTTTATCATGGAGTGCAAGTCCGCCTCTCCTTCGCTGGGCCTTATCCGCTCCCACTACGAGCCGGGCACCATTGCGCGGATCTACTCACGCTATGCTTCCGCGATCTCCGTACTCTGTGAACCCGAGCGTTTCGGCGGCGACTACGACCACCTCCAAACCGTAGCCCTCTCAACCCACCTGCCGGTGCTGTGCAAGGACTTCATCATCGACCCCATCCAGGTCTATGCTGCGCGGTACTACGGCGCGGATGCCATCCTTCTCATGATGTCCATCGTCGATGACGAGACGTACGGTGAACTCAAGCAGCTTGCCGACGCCCTCGGGCTCGACGTCCTCACCGAAGCCCTCACCGAGGAGGAAGTAGCCCGTGCAGTGGCCTTCGGCGTGGACGTCATCGGCATCAACAACCGAAACCTGCATGACCTCACGATTGACGTGGGCCGCACCGCACAACTGGCGCCCCTGGTTCCGGAAGGCAAGGTTGTTGTGTCCGAGTCCGGAATTCGCAACAACCACACCGTCCGCCAGCACGGCGCCCACGCCAACGCTTTCCTTGTCGGTTCGCACCTCACCGGGACACCCGACATCGACCGCGCCGCCCGCGAACTCGTCTTTGGCAGCAACAAAGTCTGCGGCCTCACCACCTGGTCCGCTGCGCAAACCGCTCGCGCGGCCGGCACGGTGTACGGCGGGCTTATCTTCGAGGATGCCTCCCCGCGCAATGTTTCACGTGAAACCGCGCTTGACATTATCGCTCATGAACCCGACCTCACCTATGTCGCGGTCTCCCGCCGAACCACCGGTTGGGAAGAGCTCGCCCTTGACGGCATTGACTGCTTCCAAATCCACGCGCCGTACCAAGGAAGCACAGACGCCGAGCGTGAACTCATCAACTCCGTCCGCGCGGTAGCGGGGGAGAGGCAGGTGTGGCGCGCCATCGACATGACCGCCCCACACGGCCCCAGTCTCGCCGCCGCGCTTGCCGACGCCGCCGATATCCTCATCCTCGATTCCGGCTCCGGAGGCACCGGAACCTCCTTCGACTGGTCGACCATCCCTGACACCGTAAAGGAGAAATCACTGCTCGCCGGCGGACTCAACCCATCCAACCTCACCGAGGCACTCCGTGTCGGGACCGTCGGCCTCGACCTCAATTCGGGACTCGAGATCAACGGCCGCAAGGACGCTGGCCTCATCGCCCAAGCCTTCAACCTTATTCGTCACTTTATGTATTAA